One window of the Zea mays cultivar B73 chromosome 3, Zm-B73-REFERENCE-NAM-5.0, whole genome shotgun sequence genome contains the following:
- the LOC100273729 gene encoding uncharacterized LOC100273729: MMPPPRPPPVRLLPASELTSRRRTLARARTRAKRSKPSDVEAPAPRASFQSAGPRPSREAVQAYGAPCQPAPRRGAARRRRCRGGAADVRAHRVPGVRGGGQRQRVRDPAVHGRHVDHHGAHRGHLLRRRHAHRLPTAVRLHPGQERVQPDDRDDGAGADAGVAQRRALLRLRLRRELLRAGQEPGGPAAGRGPARGPLGRGQVRGRAPLRGLRGGRRRRGAGGAARGQPPGHPVGRRRQRRAQGRPGLALHRRAVQLALRVHRQGQRDLDALRRGRRRQYVMRFQACSRGTEAFREGRACTCAVQLCYHEVFRALVR, translated from the exons ATGATGCCCCCGCCCCGACCGCCGCCGGTAAGGCTGCTGCCAGCAAGTGAG CTAACCTCACGCCGGCGGACTCTAGCAAGAGCACGAACGAGGGCCAAGCGCTCGAAACCCAGCGACGTGGAAGCGCCTGCGCCGCGAGCATCCTTCCAGAGCGCGGGGCCAAGGCCAAGCAGAG AAGCAGTGCAAGCATATGGCGCGCCGTGCCAGCCTGCTCCTCGCCGCGGCGCTGCTCGTCGCCGTCGCTGCCGCGGCGGTGCCGCCGACGTGCGAGCGCATCGAGTGCCCGGCGTACGAGGTGGTGGACAGCGCCAACGGGTTCGAGATCCGGCGGTACACGGACGCCATGTGGATCACCACGGCGCCCATCGAGGACATCTCCTTCGTCGCCGCCACGCGCACCGGCTTCCTACA GCTGTTCGACTACATCCAGGGCAAGAACGCGTACAACCAGACGATCGAGATGACGGCGCCGGTGCTGACGCGGGTGTCGCCCAGCGACGGGCCCTTCTGCGCCTCCGCCTTCGCCGTGAGCTTCTACGTGCCGGCCAAGAACCAGGCGGACCCGCCGCCGGCCGAGGGCCTGCGCGTGGACCGCTGGGCCGGGGCCAGGTACGCGGCCGTGCGCCGCTTCGGGGGCTTCGTGGCGGACGCCGACGTCGGGGAGCAGGCGGCGCGGCTCGAGGCCAGCCTCCAGGGCACCCGGTGGGCCGCCGCCGTCAACGACGCGCGCAGGGCCGACCCGGCCTCGCCCTACACCGTCGCGCAGTACAACTCGCCCTTCGAGTTCACCGGCAGGGTCAACGAGATCTGGATGCTCTTCGACGCGGACGACGACGCCAGTATGTGATGCGATTCCAAGCGTGCTCTCGGGGCACTGAGGCGTTTAGGGAAGGACGCGCATGCACCTGTGCAGTGCAGCTGTGCTACCATGAAGTATTTCGTGCTCTTGTGCGCTAG